DNA sequence from the Chloroflexota bacterium genome:
CGATCTTCTTGATACGCGCGTCGCCCAGCGAGCGAGATTGCTCCTCTTCTTGGAGCATCTTGCTTTGAATCTTGTCCAGCTCCTCTTGCGCCTGGGCCTTGACGAGGTCGGTTTCGCCTCCCATCAGCGCGAGGACGTTGGCCTTTTCGTCTTCGACGCTCGCCTCGATCCGGGCGACCTCCTCATCGAGGAGTCGCCGAAGCTCGGTTTGGTGATCCGTTCGCACGGCGGCGTCCTCTTGCACGAGGACCGTGCCAGTCGGCTCGAAGAGGATGGTTTCCGGTGCCGCCTGGCCCACGAGGGAGCCGAGCAGCTCGTCGATTTCCTTTCCGATCTCCGTGATTCGGTTGACGTCCGCTTCCTTCCGCGCGTCCAGCTCGGCGATGCGTGGCTGGTGCCGCGCTTCGATCTCCGTCAGCCGCTCGTCGCGCGCACGGCGCACTTCCTCCGCCCGCTCTTCGCCGGCCTTGCGCGCGCGCTGAACTCGCGCTTCGATCTCCGCCTCGACGGCCTGAACCTGGCGCTCGCGCGCTTGGTCGTTCACGTCGGTGACGATGTACTTCGCGAAGTACAGCACCTGCTCGAGCGTTCGCGGCGTCACATCGAGGAGAAGCCCGATGCGGCTGGGCGTGCCCTTCACAAACCAGATGTGGCTCACCGGCGATGCCAGCTCGATGTGCCCCATCCGCTCGCGGCGCACCTTCGCCCGCGTGACCTCGACGCCGCACTTGTCGCACACGATGCCCTTGTAGCGGACGCGCTTGTACTTCCCGCACGAGCATTCCCAGTCCTTGGTGGGGCCGAAGATTCGCTCGCAGAAGAGTCCGTCGCGCTCCGGCTTCAGCGTCCGATAGTTGATCGTCTCAGGCTTGCGAACCTCGCCCCGTGACCACTGCCGCACCTGCTCCGGGGACGCCAGTCGGATGCGCACGGCGTTGAAATTGTTGACTTCCAGCATCTATTCCCCCACCCAATCCATGACCGTGGCGAGCAGTGCCCACGCGTTAATCATCCAAGCCGCCTCGCTCGAACCCCGTGAGGTTGATGTTCAGCGACGGGATGTAGTCCGAGCTGACGTCCTCGAGGAGTGGGATGCCCTCCTCGTCCTCGTTGAGCACCTCGACCGCGAGGCCGAGGCTCTGCAGCTCCTTCACGAGAACCTTGAAGGATTCTGGCACTCCTGGCTGGAATACGTCTTCGCCCTTGACGATCGCCTCATAGGTCTTCACCCGCCCGGCGACGTCGTCGGACTTGACGGTCAACATCTCCTGGAGGGTGTGGGCTGCGCCGTAGGCCTCGAGCGCCCACACCTCCATCTCGCCGAACCGCTGGCCGCCAAACTGCGCCTTGCCGCCCAGGGGTTGCTGTGTGATGAGCGAATACGGACCGGTCGAGCGCGCGTGGATCTTGTCCTCGACCAGGTGGATGAGCTTCAGCATGTAAATGTAACCCACGGTCACGCGCTGAGCGAACCGCTCGCCCGTCCGTCCGTCGTAGAGCCACTCCTTCCCATCCTCGGGAAGCCCCGCGCGCCGAAGCTGCTCGCGAATGTCCTCCTCTTTGGCGCCGTCGAAGACCGGTGTCGCGAAGGAGATGCCCAGCGCTTCCGCCGCCCAGCCGAGGTGCGTCTCGAGGATCTGCCCGACGTTCATGCGGGACGGCACGCCGAGCGGATTGAGGATGATCTCGACGGGCCGGCCGTCCGGCAGGAACGGCATGTCTTCCAATGGAAGGATCTTCGCGATGACGCCCTTGTTGCCGTGGCGCCCCGCCATCTTGTCGCCTTCCGCGACCTTGCGCTTCTGCGCGATCACGACCTGCACCAGCTGATGCACGCCGGCCGGCAACTCGGCATGGTCGTCGCGATTGAAGACCCGCACGTCCACCACTCGCCCGCGCTCCCCGTGGGGCACGCGCAGCGACGTGTCTTTCACTTCGCGCGCCTTCTCGCCAAAGATGGCGCGCAACAGGCGCTCCTCCGCGGTTAGCTCCGTTTCGCCTTTCGGCGTGATCTTTCCCACGAGGATGTCGCCAGGCTCGACCTCCGCGCCGATGCGAATGACCCCGTTCTCGTCGAGATTGCGGAGCATGTCATCCCCGACATTGGGGATGTCGCGCGTGATCTCCTCCGGGCCGAGCTTCGTATCGCGGGCCTCCACCTCGTGCTTTTCGATGTGCACCGATGTGAACTTGTCTTCCCGAACGATGCTTTCGCTGATGATGATGGCGTCCTCGAAGTTTCCACCCTCCCACGACATGAAGGCGCAGAGGACGTTCTGGCCCAGCGCCAGCTCGCCGTGCTGCGTGGACGAGCTGTCAGCCAACGGTTGGCCGGCGCGGACGCGCTGCCCTTTGGTGACGATCGGGCGCTGATTGACGCACGTGCCCTGGTTCGAGCGCATGTACTTCCGCAATTTGAAGGCGAACCGTTGCGGGCCGTTTTCGGATCCGTCCTCGGAAAGCGAGCGCACCACGATGCGGCTGGCATCCACGCTCTCCACGACGCCGTCGACCGGACACAACATCACGTGCCCGCTGTCGCTGGCCGTTTGGACTTCCATCCCGGTCCCGACGAGGGGCGCCTCTGGGGCGATCAGCGGCACCGCCTGCCGTTGCATGTTTGCGCCCATCAGCGCTCGGTTGGCGTCGTCGTGCTCCAGGAACGGAATCAGCGCGGTGGCGACGCTCACCGTTTGATGTGGCGATACGTCCACGTAGTCGACGCGCTCCGGCACCTCCAGCGCGAAGCGCGGGCCTCTCCGGACCGACACGTGCTCGTCCGCGAACGTGCCGTCATCGTTGAGCCGAACGTTGGCCTGGGCGATGGTGTACCGCTCCTCCTGGTCCGCGGGCAGGAGCCGAATCTCATCGGTCACGACCGGCACGATATCGACTCGGGGAAGCGCGTCGTGGAGGCCCGCCAGACTCTTGGCAAGCTTGGCGTCGATCGTCGCCTTCGCCGGCGCGATCTCCTTCCCCGTGCTCGGATCGACCACTGCCCGCGCGAGCCTTCGTCCCGTCGTCGCCTCCGGCGCGTTGTCCACCTGACGCAGCACGACACGATATGGCGTCTCGATGAAGCCGTACTCGTTGATCTGGCCGTAGGTCGCGAGGGACCCGATCAGGCCGATGTTCGGACCTTCGGGCGTCTCGATTGGGCAGATTCGCCCGTAGTGGCTGTGGTGCACGTCGCGAACCTCGAATCCGGCCCGGTCTCGCGAGAGACCGCCGGGACCGAGGGCTGAGAGGCGACGTTTGTGCGTCAGCTCGGCGAGGGGATTCGTCTGGTCCATGAACTGCGAAAGCTGGCTACCGCCGAAGAACTCGCGCATCGCCGCCACGACGGGCCGAATGTTGATCAGCGTCGAGGGGGTGGCCGTCTGCGGATCGATGATGCTCATCCGCTCTTTGACGACTCGCTCCATCCGCAGCAACCCAACGCGAAACTGGTTCTGGATCAGCTCACCGACGGCGCGGACCCGCCGGTTGCCGAGGTGATCGATGTCATCGGCCTCACCGCGCCCCGTATTGATCCGGATCATCTCGCGCACAATGGCGATCAGATCCTGCGGCGTGAGAATGCGCTCGGATAGCGGCGTGAGAACGTCGAGCCGCCGATTGACCTTGTATCGGCCGACCCTGCCCAGGTCGTAACGGCGATAGTTGAACAGCAGCGAGCTGAGAAGCGACTTGGCGTTCTCCGCGGTCGGCGGGTCGCCCGGGCGCAGGCGCCGATAGAAGTCGATCACGGCGGCCTGATTCGGTGTGCGGTCACGATCGGGCGTGCTCGACGGGTCGCGGTCTAGCGTCGCCTGGATGTAGTGGTGATCCGGATGATTGTCGACGTCGGCAAAGAGGCTGAGGAGCTCCTCACTGCTTCCCGTCTTCAGCTCTGGAACCGGAAGCACCGCGGCCACTGCGCGCAGAAGCGTGGTCAACGGGATCTTGCGCTTGCGATCCACCTTGACGGAGAGCACGTCCTTGTTCGACGTCTCGAATTCAAGCCAAGCCCCCCGGCTGGGGATCAGCTTTCCCATGCACAGGAGCCGACCGCTGGTTGGATCTTCGTTCAGCGTGAAGTAGGCGCCTGGCGAGCGGACGAGCTGGCTCACGACGACCCGTTCCGCGCCATTGATAATGAAGGTGCCGTTGGTGGTCATCATGGGGAAGTCCCCCATGAAGATGTCCATCTCCTTGATCTCGCCGATCTCGCCCTTGATCGTCAGTCGCATCCTGACCCGAAGCGGCGCAGCGTAGGTCGAATCCGTCTCGCGGCACTCCTCCTCGGAATACTTCGGCTCGCCAAAGGAGTAGCCCGGCTCGCCGTTCGGACCCGGAACGGCAAGCTCCAGATCCATGTTCTTACCGGTAAAGT
Encoded proteins:
- a CDS encoding DNA-directed RNA polymerase subunit beta; translated protein: MVLAPQDTTPLAIRDVRERVSFARIREVQSMPNLIDIQRRSFRWFLQEGLGELFAEISPIQDFTGKNMDLELAVPGPNGEPGYSFGEPKYSEEECRETDSTYAAPLRVRMRLTIKGEIGEIKEMDIFMGDFPMMTTNGTFIINGAERVVVSQLVRSPGAYFTLNEDPTSGRLLCMGKLIPSRGAWLEFETSNKDVLSVKVDRKRKIPLTTLLRAVAAVLPVPELKTGSSEELLSLFADVDNHPDHHYIQATLDRDPSSTPDRDRTPNQAAVIDFYRRLRPGDPPTAENAKSLLSSLLFNYRRYDLGRVGRYKVNRRLDVLTPLSERILTPQDLIAIVREMIRINTGRGEADDIDHLGNRRVRAVGELIQNQFRVGLLRMERVVKERMSIIDPQTATPSTLINIRPVVAAMREFFGGSQLSQFMDQTNPLAELTHKRRLSALGPGGLSRDRAGFEVRDVHHSHYGRICPIETPEGPNIGLIGSLATYGQINEYGFIETPYRVVLRQVDNAPEATTGRRLARAVVDPSTGKEIAPAKATIDAKLAKSLAGLHDALPRVDIVPVVTDEIRLLPADQEERYTIAQANVRLNDDGTFADEHVSVRRGPRFALEVPERVDYVDVSPHQTVSVATALIPFLEHDDANRALMGANMQRQAVPLIAPEAPLVGTGMEVQTASDSGHVMLCPVDGVVESVDASRIVVRSLSEDGSENGPQRFAFKLRKYMRSNQGTCVNQRPIVTKGQRVRAGQPLADSSSTQHGELALGQNVLCAFMSWEGGNFEDAIIISESIVREDKFTSVHIEKHEVEARDTKLGPEEITRDIPNVGDDMLRNLDENGVIRIGAEVEPGDILVGKITPKGETELTAEERLLRAIFGEKAREVKDTSLRVPHGERGRVVDVRVFNRDDHAELPAGVHQLVQVVIAQKRKVAEGDKMAGRHGNKGVIAKILPLEDMPFLPDGRPVEIILNPLGVPSRMNVGQILETHLGWAAEALGISFATPVFDGAKEEDIREQLRRAGLPEDGKEWLYDGRTGERFAQRVTVGYIYMLKLIHLVEDKIHARSTGPYSLITQQPLGGKAQFGGQRFGEMEVWALEAYGAAHTLQEMLTVKSDDVAGRVKTYEAIVKGEDVFQPGVPESFKVLVKELQSLGLAVEVLNEDEEGIPLLEDVSSDYIPSLNINLTGFERGGLDD